actaaaattcatattctaatgttcataatatgaccaaaacttcaatttgaaagaaagattattttagtcaaatctggaggcatgctgctttaacgtACGCATGTGCAATTCTAGATATCGAAAACGTTATGGAAAAGGTAATGGAATTGAACTCAAAGGTAGATTTGTTACTCCAGGATCGTGTGCATGATGCCAATGAGATAGTcgaagttccaggtaaaaagatATAACTAATTTATGATATCGAATGGTATGATATTTCGCACAATTTTGTTAATTCATATTACAAATAATAATTGTCCTACCTCTAGAAAGATTACAATTTATTATATATTGGAACCGCCTCAATAGCTCaatggtagagtgtccgctttaaGTGCGGGAGGTCTGGAGTTTGATTCCCGCTAACGTCagaccaaagatgtgaaaaatggtatttGTAGCTCCCCTGCTTGGCACTCAGTATTTAAAGATTTGAACCAGGAGGTAAACTAGGCCCAGGTAAGTATCTATATTGAATGCCATGTTTGTCGCATAAGAGCTTTATAGCTCACGTTGTTGATCATATGCGACGttaaacaaagtttacatttaacctttacctttacaAAATTGTATCCATATTTTCTGTTATGTTACAATAAGTGTATCTATGAATATATGCTATACATATTTCTCATTCGAATTAAGTAGTAGATCTAATAACAAATGAGATATGTTTTTGATCAGCTTATACGAGGATATTTGTTAGTTATATGTCTGTTTTTCATCATTAAGAGACCATTATCGACCTACTAGTACAAAACTGCGTTTGGGATAAGGAAATGTTTGTGTCAAAATTGCTAGTTAGCATGTTTAAAGAAGCCACAGGTCAGACGGTCAGTTCAACGAGTGAACTATCCGGAGAGTCACGTAACATAATGATGGAGGCGGTTTTAGACACTGTGGGAAAGTTTGCTTCGAAAGATAGGCCAATTGTGGATGCAGAactaaaatgtgttattttaagGATAAGATGTTCGTCGATTACTTGCTTGTTGTCTTTATTGTACGACTGCATCAAAGGTGATCTAAATAATGAATTTAGACCATTAGAGGCAGCAGTGAGACAAGTAACAGGATGCGAAGAGGTATCTGTAGAAGCCGTTATATACGAAGATCAATTCTGGGCAATAATAAACAAAACGGGTATCTATAAATCTTATTCATGTCTTCACATTCATAATCATTCGAAATGCTATACTGTGGTAATCAAacatataattatagaaatgccACTACACGGCCTGtccttatttataaaataatttattactatACCATTCATTCTGACCTGTATGTAGCTGtttagttttaagaaaatatatgtgATCACAAATAAACAGCTATTGTGAACTAAATATAAGCATTGCTCTACAAATGCCGCAGtttaattgtttttagctcaccctgagcactcaaggtgagcttttgtgatcgccctgtgtccgtcgacagtcgtcgtccgtccgtcgtccgtccgtccgtcgtcgtcaacaatttgactgttaacactctagaggtcacaattttggcctaatcttaatgaaacttggtcagaatgttaccctcaataaaatcttggacgagttcgatattgggtcatgtggggtcaaaaactaggtcaccaggtcaaatcaaaggaaaagcttgttaacacactagaggtcacaattttggcccaatcttaatgaaacttggtcagaatattacccttaataaaatcttggatgagttcgatagtaagtcatctgggatcaaaaactaggtcaccaggtcaaatcaaaggaaaagcttgttaacacactagaggtcacaattttggcccaattttaatgaaacttggtcagaatgttacccttaataaaatcttggatgatttcgatattgggtcatctggcatcaaaaactaggtcaccagggcaaatcaaagcaaaagcttgttaacactctagaggtcacaattttggttcaatcttaatgaaacttggtcagaatgttaccctcaataaatcttggacgagtttgatattgggtcatctggggtcaaaaacaaggtcaccaggtcaaatcaaaggaaaagcttgttaacactctagaggtcacaattttgacccaatcttaatgaaacttggtcagaatgttaccctcaataaaatcttggatgagtttgatattgggtcatctggagttaaaaactaggtcaccaggtcaaatcaaaggaaaagcttaacactctTAACAcaattttagtccaatcttaatgaaacttggtcagaatgttaccctcaataaaatcttagatgaattcgatattgggtcatctggggtcaaaaactaggtcaccaggtcaaatcaaaggaaaagcatgttaacactgtagaggccatatttatgactgtatcttcatgaaacttggtcagaatgttaactatgatgatttcaaagtccagtttgaatctgggtcatgtagagtcaaaactaggtcaccaggtcaaatcaaaggaaaagctagttaacacttcagaggctatatttatgaccatatcttaatgaaacttggtcagaatgttaatcttgatgatctttaggtcaagttcaaatctgggtcatgtggggtcaaaaactagatcaccgggACAAGTCAGAGGAAAAGtaagttaacacttcagaggccacatttatgaccatatcttaatgaaactatcctgatgatctttaggtcaataggtcaggtgagcgatacagggccttcatgaccctcttgtttatttgtattaCACAGTTACAGTTCTTGAAGACATCATTTCACAGACGTATAACATGGCATTGCAACCATGTGCTGTAAGACAGAACAGCGAAACATACGGAATAAGTGATGTGCGTTTAGTAG
This DNA window, taken from Mercenaria mercenaria strain notata unplaced genomic scaffold, MADL_Memer_1 contig_4379, whole genome shotgun sequence, encodes the following:
- the LOC128553840 gene encoding uncharacterized protein LOC128553840, which codes for MFVSKLLVSMFKEATGQTVSSTSELSGESRNIMMEAVLDTVGKFASKDRPIVDAELKCVILRIRCSSITCLLSLLYDCIKGDLNNEFRPLEAAVRQVTGCEEVSVEAVIYEDQFWAIINKTVTVLEDIISQTYNMALQPCAVRQNSETYGISDVRLCDNTRRPQQAVRITVKTDLEGQRHLKNSIKAGSINSSINRLREEIVKQYDIKNLSIEARLFETGSESHGAFADLHAKVENRYLNVNMDGTRETMLREATSTENQQPKSSLETNEYQVDYKSLSS